A genomic stretch from Acidobacteriota bacterium includes:
- a CDS encoding tetratricopeptide repeat protein, with product MEKHPDPETLSDFSRLALENRRLRRTAWHLSQCRSCRRALARLSPEGLSVLGRMLSRAGLETGSGELSVTGPTSYGSIFARVREKVAERAGGLEEDRRLAGERVEILLNTPEPERNALLLARADLRSRAVVEHLLERARVPDEEAGSLSRLAISVIRAMLDPGDPVDNALLADLEAEAWGLIGNAERIRSDLRAADQALARARDLLAVGTGDPLAWAQVAAYESSVRRAQRRFGDALRLLDRTITIFRRAGDRQGEARSRVNRGVTLSFQGDHSAAIEELEAARALADFEIDRRLELTIEQNLLYCLMDSKRFDEALRLLPRVRRLSRRIDRPLDRLELDWLEGQLQADLGRRAEAEKLLESARRGYIRLGIGYSAALVSLDLACLLLEDGRDSEVRHLAVESLPIFLSRDVPSEAAAALALFRQAALAERATVEMVREVTDLLRPERDRDRR from the coding sequence ATGGAGAAACACCCGGATCCCGAGACTTTGAGTGACTTTTCGCGTTTGGCGCTGGAGAATCGCCGACTGCGCCGGACGGCATGGCACCTGTCGCAGTGCCGAAGCTGTCGGCGAGCCCTGGCTCGGCTGTCGCCGGAGGGACTGTCGGTCCTCGGCCGAATGCTCTCGCGGGCCGGTCTCGAAACCGGTAGCGGAGAGCTGTCGGTGACCGGGCCGACAAGCTACGGCTCGATCTTCGCGCGGGTTCGCGAGAAGGTCGCCGAACGGGCCGGCGGCCTGGAGGAGGATCGCCGCCTCGCCGGTGAGCGAGTGGAGATCCTACTGAACACTCCGGAGCCGGAACGGAACGCTCTGTTGCTCGCACGTGCGGATCTGCGGAGCCGAGCCGTGGTCGAGCATCTCCTGGAGCGTGCGCGGGTGCCGGATGAAGAGGCCGGCTCTCTGTCCCGCCTCGCCATCTCGGTGATCAGGGCCATGCTCGACCCGGGAGATCCCGTCGACAACGCCCTGTTGGCGGATCTGGAGGCCGAGGCTTGGGGCCTGATCGGCAACGCCGAGCGCATTCGGTCCGACCTGCGGGCAGCGGATCAGGCCTTGGCGAGGGCCCGCGACCTGCTGGCCGTCGGCACTGGCGATCCGCTGGCATGGGCGCAGGTGGCGGCGTATGAGTCTTCGGTGCGGCGGGCGCAGCGACGCTTCGGGGACGCCCTGCGGCTGCTGGATCGCACCATTACCATCTTTCGCCGTGCCGGTGACCGTCAGGGGGAGGCCCGATCGCGGGTCAATCGCGGTGTGACCCTGTCGTTCCAGGGCGATCACTCGGCCGCCATTGAAGAACTCGAAGCGGCTCGAGCCCTGGCGGATTTCGAGATCGATCGCCGGCTGGAGCTGACCATTGAGCAGAACTTGCTCTACTGCTTGATGGACAGCAAACGATTCGACGAGGCGCTCCGCCTGCTGCCGCGCGTTCGCCGCTTGTCGCGGCGCATCGATCGCCCCTTGGATCGCCTCGAGCTCGACTGGTTGGAGGGGCAGCTCCAGGCGGACCTCGGTCGCCGAGCGGAGGCGGAGAAGCTCCTGGAGTCGGCTCGTCGCGGCTATATCCGACTGGGGATCGGGTACAGCGCCGCCCTGGTGTCCCTCGACCTCGCGTGCCTGCTGCTGGAGGATGGGCGGGATTCTGAGGTGCGTCATCTGGCGGTCGAGAGCTTGCCGATTTTCCTGTCACGGGACGTGCCCTCGGAAGCGGCCGCGGCCCTCGCCCTCTTTCGTCAGGCAGCGCTCGCGGAACGCGCGACGGTAGAGATGGTGCGAGAGGTGACGGACTTGCTGCGGCCGGAGCGAGACCGCGATCGCCGGTAG
- a CDS encoding DUF1015 family protein, with protein MVQLRPFRALRPAPDLASEVASVPYDVVSSEEARSLAEGNPRSFLRVVRPEIEFPPASEASPEEIHRAGARALARLVEAGALQQDGKEALYLYRLTWRGHHQTGVVGCCAVDDYDFGAIKKHEFTRPDKERDRTNHGLAVRAHVGPVFLTYRGRPEIAALVAAGVAGEALYDFTSDDGVRHQVWRVADGSDLVRAFAAVPALYVADGHHRTACASRIRGELTRANAGHHGGEDYNFFLAVMFPAEELRILPYHRWVADLAGRDADAFLAALSERYTVTENASPEPAAPEPAAPEPAAPELAASGQVSMYLAGRWYGVALTAEDATGDPVDSLDAALLQNQILGPLLGIDDPRTAARIDFIGGIRGTGELERRVDAAPGSVAFSLAPLAIDDLLTVADANRVLPPKSTWFEPKLRSGLLVHPF; from the coding sequence ATGGTTCAATTGCGTCCATTCCGCGCTCTCCGTCCCGCTCCCGACCTGGCCTCGGAAGTGGCGAGCGTTCCCTACGATGTGGTTTCTTCGGAAGAGGCGCGGTCGCTGGCGGAGGGCAATCCGCGCAGTTTTTTGCGGGTCGTGCGTCCGGAGATCGAGTTTCCTCCGGCCTCCGAGGCATCGCCGGAGGAAATCCACCGAGCGGGGGCTCGAGCCCTCGCCCGCTTGGTGGAGGCCGGTGCTCTTCAACAGGATGGCAAGGAGGCTCTCTACCTCTACCGGCTGACCTGGCGCGGCCATCATCAGACGGGCGTGGTGGGATGTTGCGCGGTTGACGATTACGACTTCGGCGCGATCAAGAAACACGAGTTCACCCGTCCGGACAAGGAGCGCGACCGGACGAACCACGGCCTGGCGGTGCGGGCCCACGTCGGTCCGGTGTTCTTGACCTATCGCGGGCGTCCGGAAATCGCTGCGCTGGTGGCGGCAGGGGTCGCCGGTGAGGCGCTCTACGATTTCACTTCCGATGACGGTGTTCGGCACCAGGTTTGGCGGGTGGCGGACGGTTCTGACCTGGTGCGCGCCTTCGCGGCGGTTCCGGCGCTCTACGTGGCCGACGGGCACCACCGCACCGCCTGCGCCAGCCGGATCCGAGGCGAACTCACCCGGGCCAACGCGGGGCATCACGGCGGCGAGGACTACAACTTTTTCCTGGCGGTGATGTTCCCGGCGGAGGAGTTGCGCATTCTGCCGTATCACCGCTGGGTGGCCGACCTCGCCGGCCGGGACGCAGACGCCTTTCTCGCGGCGCTCTCAGAACGCTATACGGTGACGGAGAACGCTTCCCCGGAGCCGGCCGCACCGGAGCCGGCCGCACCGGAGCCGGCCGCACCGGAGCTGGCCGCATCGGGGCAGGTTTCCATGTACCTGGCTGGACGGTGGTACGGTGTGGCGCTGACCGCCGAAGACGCCACCGGCGACCCGGTCGACTCCCTCGATGCGGCCCTACTGCAGAATCAGATTCTCGGCCCCCTGCTCGGCATTGACGATCCCCGCACCGCCGCCCGGATCGACTTCATCGGCGGCATTCGCGGAACCGGAGAACTGGAGCGTCGGGTGGATGCGGCTCCGGGCTCCGTCGCCTTTTCCCTCGCCCCTTTGGCGATCGACGATCTGTTGACGGTGGCCGATGCGAATCGCGTGCTGCCCCCCAAATCGACCTGGTTTGAGCCCAAACTGCGCTCGGGCCTCTTAGTCCACCCGTTTTAG
- the serC gene encoding 3-phosphoserine/phosphohydroxythreonine transaminase codes for MTTDRVFNFSAGPGALPLAVLKEAQRSMLSYGDSGRSVMELSHRSPEYDAIHREALAGLRRLLAIPDQFAVLLLQGGASLQFSMVPMNLMTRHRRADYLVTGNWAKKALAEGRKVGAARVAASTEAGGFSRLPESDEIDLDPEADFLHLTSNNTLFGTQWAELPEAGDVPLAVDMSSDILSRPVPWKRLGLVYAGAQKNLGPAGVTVVVVRSELLERAPEDLPTMLNYRSHAAKDSLYNTPPTWAIYILGLGCRWVEEQGGVAAMEAAATERSARLYRAIDASDFYRGTAKVEHRSTMNIPFRLPSEALEAAFLRSATDKGMTNLKGHRSVGGIRASLYNAAPMAAVDALLEHMADFARDHG; via the coding sequence ATGACCACTGACCGGGTTTTCAATTTCAGCGCCGGACCGGGCGCTCTGCCGCTGGCGGTGCTCAAAGAGGCGCAGCGCTCGATGTTGTCCTACGGCGACAGCGGCCGTAGCGTCATGGAACTGTCCCACCGGTCGCCGGAGTACGACGCCATCCACCGCGAAGCCCTCGCCGGCCTTCGGCGGCTGCTGGCGATTCCCGACCAGTTTGCGGTGCTGTTGCTGCAAGGCGGAGCGAGCCTGCAGTTCAGCATGGTGCCGATGAACCTGATGACCCGCCATCGTAGGGCCGACTATCTGGTGACCGGCAACTGGGCGAAGAAAGCGCTGGCGGAAGGCCGCAAGGTGGGAGCGGCGCGAGTGGCGGCGAGCACCGAGGCAGGCGGCTTTAGCCGCCTGCCGGAAAGCGATGAGATCGACCTCGACCCCGAGGCGGACTTCCTCCACTTGACGAGCAACAACACTCTGTTCGGTACCCAGTGGGCCGAACTGCCGGAAGCCGGAGATGTGCCGCTGGCGGTGGACATGTCGTCGGACATCCTGTCGCGGCCGGTGCCCTGGAAACGCCTGGGCCTGGTCTACGCCGGTGCCCAGAAGAACCTGGGGCCGGCCGGAGTGACGGTGGTGGTGGTGCGGTCCGAACTGCTCGAGCGGGCGCCGGAGGACTTGCCGACGATGCTCAACTATCGAAGCCATGCGGCCAAAGATTCGCTCTACAACACGCCGCCGACTTGGGCCATCTACATCCTCGGCCTCGGTTGCCGCTGGGTGGAGGAGCAGGGCGGCGTGGCGGCGATGGAAGCGGCCGCCACCGAACGTTCAGCGCGTCTCTACCGGGCGATCGACGCCAGCGACTTCTACCGCGGTACCGCAAAGGTAGAGCATCGCTCCACCATGAACATCCCCTTCCGCTTGCCGTCCGAGGCGTTGGAGGCGGCGTTTCTGCGCTCGGCCACGGACAAGGGGATGACCAACCTCAAGGGGCATCGCTCCGTCGGGGGCATCCGCGCGTCCCTCTACAACGCCGCGCCGATGGCGGCCGTCGATGCGCTGCTCGAACACATGGCCGACTTCGCCCGCGACCACGGCTGA
- a CDS encoding ParA family protein gives MRSLAICSQKGGVGKTTLSLNLSFALARRGWKTLLIDADPQGSVGLSLQGDASQGVGLVEVLAGDEPLTAAARSTRLAELGLLTAGKPEPGRTQRWSEGLAAGGLGPLLRAAEDDGWEVVVVDTDSGLHGATLDVLRAVDSLVVPIQAEPLALRTVPQILECVGQLRDEGADLSIGGFVITMLSSRQDVSLSVAQEAWSMLPSELILEAFVPRDEAFLTASAHGVPLGLLSRRPPPVATVFDRLAAELELRVGLIEEEAELAPVALLD, from the coding sequence ATGCGTTCACTGGCGATCTGTTCTCAGAAGGGGGGAGTCGGCAAGACCACTCTTTCCCTAAATCTGTCCTTTGCCCTCGCCCGCCGCGGTTGGAAGACTCTGCTGATCGATGCCGATCCTCAGGGTAGCGTGGGTCTGTCGCTACAGGGTGATGCATCGCAAGGTGTCGGCTTGGTGGAGGTATTGGCCGGCGACGAGCCGTTGACGGCAGCCGCTCGCAGCACACGCCTCGCCGAGCTCGGCTTGCTGACCGCCGGTAAACCGGAACCCGGACGCACCCAGCGCTGGTCCGAGGGACTGGCTGCCGGTGGCCTTGGGCCACTGCTGCGGGCGGCCGAGGACGATGGCTGGGAAGTGGTGGTGGTCGATACGGATTCCGGTTTGCACGGCGCGACTCTCGACGTCCTCCGGGCAGTCGATTCCCTGGTGGTGCCGATCCAGGCGGAGCCTTTGGCGTTGCGCACGGTGCCGCAGATTCTCGAATGCGTGGGTCAACTGCGCGACGAAGGGGCGGACTTGAGCATCGGCGGATTCGTCATCACGATGCTGAGTTCCCGCCAGGATGTGTCCCTATCGGTCGCTCAGGAAGCCTGGTCGATGCTGCCTTCGGAGCTGATCCTGGAGGCCTTCGTGCCGCGCGACGAGGCGTTCTTGACCGCCAGCGCTCACGGTGTGCCGCTCGGCTTGCTGAGTCGCCGGCCGCCACCGGTGGCCACCGTGTTCGATCGCCTCGCGGCAGAACTCGAATTGCGTGTGGGCCTGATCGAAGAGGAGGCGGAGCTTGCACCGGTCGCTCTCCTGGATTGA
- a CDS encoding DUF4388 domain-containing protein: protein MAGTTESHFRGWNLTTILQMVEMDQRTCTLKVRCGENLGLLFFRGGELIDAESGPLQGIDAAYEIVNWDGETSIEVDGSCGAGTKNIDLPVTHLLLEGLARRDEERHEHSQTKSNGLNLTLPTEVLDAFEEKAELLEAGANPLVQEDEEDDVNKLQSVLDRFRDEVPEFVSTDIVSIDSGLSIGGATLDADFDSSVASASYAEVVKSNRRALDLLGLGADSTEDILISTAKVFILLRMLGSEYYHVVAITRKGNLGFARAIMKKYEPQLLQSVGQLV, encoded by the coding sequence ATGGCTGGAACCACGGAGAGCCACTTTCGAGGCTGGAATCTCACCACCATTCTCCAGATGGTGGAGATGGACCAGAGAACCTGCACCCTCAAAGTTCGGTGCGGCGAGAATCTCGGTTTGCTATTCTTCCGCGGCGGGGAGCTGATCGACGCGGAAAGCGGTCCCCTGCAGGGCATCGACGCTGCCTACGAGATCGTCAATTGGGATGGAGAGACGTCGATCGAGGTGGATGGGTCCTGCGGCGCGGGCACAAAGAACATCGATCTACCGGTGACCCACCTGCTGCTGGAAGGGTTGGCCCGGCGTGACGAAGAACGGCACGAACACTCGCAGACGAAATCGAATGGTTTGAACTTGACCCTGCCGACGGAGGTACTCGACGCTTTCGAGGAGAAAGCGGAGCTTCTGGAAGCGGGGGCGAATCCCTTGGTGCAAGAAGATGAGGAGGACGACGTGAACAAGTTGCAGTCCGTATTGGATCGTTTCCGAGACGAAGTGCCGGAGTTTGTTTCGACCGACATCGTGAGTATCGACAGCGGCCTTTCGATCGGTGGCGCAACCCTCGATGCGGACTTCGATTCGTCCGTCGCCTCGGCCAGCTATGCCGAGGTGGTCAAATCCAACCGCCGGGCATTGGACCTCCTCGGCCTGGGCGCCGACTCGACCGAGGACATTCTGATCTCAACGGCGAAGGTGTTCATTCTGCTGCGCATGCTGGGATCGGAGTACTACCACGTCGTGGCGATCACCCGAAAAGGTAATCTGGGATTTGCCCGGGCGATCATGAAGAAATACGAGCCCCAGCTCCTGCAGTCCGTCGGCCAGCTGGTGTAG
- a CDS encoding heme NO-binding domain-containing protein translates to MHGFIFSEIQDYVSTKLGAETWKALLREAGLANRQYEKFIEYPDEEAVKIVMTASEMTSQPATAILEDFGRFLGPHLLKVYRPLINPSWKTLDFLEHTEETIHRVVRSRNRMAKPPALAWTRTGPEEVVLKYSSPRRMQHLAIGIAKGVADEYGDSLDVAMDDHGDAGCTIRFRLASATAGEADAAAEGAGTPAERTTPTTN, encoded by the coding sequence ATGCATGGATTTATTTTTTCTGAAATACAGGATTATGTGAGCACCAAGCTGGGTGCCGAGACCTGGAAGGCGCTTCTCAGGGAGGCCGGCTTGGCGAACCGGCAGTACGAGAAGTTCATCGAGTATCCAGATGAGGAAGCCGTCAAGATCGTGATGACCGCTTCCGAGATGACCTCACAGCCAGCCACCGCCATCCTCGAGGACTTCGGCCGCTTCCTCGGACCCCACCTGCTCAAGGTCTACCGTCCGCTGATCAATCCGTCCTGGAAGACCCTGGATTTTCTGGAGCACACCGAAGAGACCATTCACCGGGTGGTGCGCTCGCGCAATCGCATGGCGAAGCCGCCAGCTTTGGCGTGGACCCGCACCGGGCCGGAAGAGGTGGTGCTCAAATACTCGTCGCCGCGTCGCATGCAGCACCTGGCGATCGGAATCGCCAAGGGCGTGGCGGACGAGTACGGCGACTCCCTGGACGTTGCCATGGATGACCACGGCGACGCCGGCTGCACCATCCGCTTCCGCCTGGCTTCGGCCACCGCCGGGGAAGCCGACGCCGCGGCTGAAGGGGCGGGAACGCCGGCCGAACGCACCACGCCGACGACGAATTGA
- a CDS encoding mechanosensitive ion channel family protein — protein MSSIRPVLRNDSLTRHLAIWLAVMAACLLAPALTAQSAAEAAGKSADEASGAPAPPPEELASPRATLTTFLAAFKEEDRRRLFDLATSTLDLSALPEAAREANGQSLAVQLKDVFDRTEYVDLSLVPDRTTGDPWNFLRDGQWVITIAQQADNAWRFTPATIESIPALWKKVESLEVVEGVTEAPRTVGLWMRSLVPPRLRETTFLLEHWQWIGLVLLLVACYLVAVLVKAILGKILLPQLKRVWENLEGMALHRALRPIRTLLAALLAGIALPVLELPAQVFGFLKASVDLIALVALLWLAYRVIDLVTGFLTLRAEETESRIDDLLTPLIRKTSKFLIVVFGAVFVADNLGLDVASLLAGIGLGGLALALAAQDTFKNLFGSITILLDQPFHVGDAIKIGDVEGTVEEVGMRSTRVRTFYNSLVTVPNASLMTANVDNFGARRFRRWKTLVSVEYDTPVEKIETFCEEIRKLVESNPHTRKDAFYVHLNEFGASSLDIMLYIFFDTTDWAVELHERQVLMVEIIRLAETLGVVFAFPTRTLHLADGQPVLAAVGERVTEDREQSEGSAPEFKRE, from the coding sequence ATGTCGTCGATCCGGCCTGTACTGCGCAACGATTCCTTGACCCGCCACCTTGCGATCTGGCTCGCGGTGATGGCGGCCTGCCTGCTCGCTCCCGCCCTTACCGCCCAGAGCGCAGCGGAGGCGGCCGGAAAGTCCGCTGATGAAGCATCCGGCGCACCGGCACCCCCACCGGAGGAACTGGCCTCGCCGCGGGCGACCCTGACGACCTTCCTTGCCGCCTTCAAGGAAGAGGACCGGCGCCGACTGTTCGATCTCGCGACCTCCACCCTCGATCTGTCCGCGCTGCCGGAGGCGGCCCGCGAGGCCAACGGCCAGAGTCTCGCCGTGCAGCTCAAGGACGTCTTCGACCGCACCGAGTACGTCGACCTCTCGCTGGTGCCCGACCGCACCACCGGCGATCCCTGGAACTTCCTGCGGGACGGCCAGTGGGTGATCACCATCGCTCAGCAAGCGGACAACGCCTGGCGCTTCACCCCGGCGACCATCGAGTCGATCCCGGCCCTATGGAAGAAAGTCGAGAGCCTGGAGGTGGTGGAGGGGGTGACCGAGGCGCCGCGTACCGTCGGCCTGTGGATGCGGAGCCTAGTGCCGCCGCGCCTGCGCGAGACCACCTTCCTGCTCGAACACTGGCAGTGGATCGGGCTGGTGCTGCTGCTCGTTGCCTGCTACCTGGTCGCGGTGCTGGTGAAGGCCATCCTCGGCAAGATCCTGCTGCCGCAGCTCAAGCGGGTGTGGGAGAACCTGGAGGGCATGGCCCTGCATCGCGCCCTGCGCCCCATTCGCACCCTGCTGGCGGCGCTCTTGGCGGGCATCGCGCTGCCCGTGCTGGAGCTTCCGGCACAGGTTTTCGGTTTTCTCAAAGCCAGCGTCGACCTGATTGCCCTGGTCGCCCTGCTGTGGCTCGCCTATCGGGTGATCGACCTGGTGACGGGGTTCCTGACCTTGCGGGCAGAGGAAACCGAGTCGCGGATCGACGATCTCCTCACTCCCCTCATCCGCAAGACCAGCAAGTTCCTGATCGTCGTGTTCGGCGCCGTCTTCGTGGCCGACAACCTCGGTCTCGACGTCGCCAGCCTGTTGGCCGGCATCGGCCTCGGTGGCCTGGCCCTCGCCTTGGCCGCCCAGGACACCTTCAAGAACCTCTTCGGCTCGATCACCATCCTCCTCGATCAGCCGTTCCACGTCGGCGACGCGATCAAGATCGGCGACGTCGAGGGCACCGTCGAGGAAGTGGGGATGCGCAGCACCCGGGTGCGCACCTTCTACAACTCCCTGGTAACGGTGCCGAACGCCAGCCTGATGACCGCCAATGTCGACAACTTCGGTGCCCGCCGCTTCCGCCGCTGGAAGACCCTGGTGTCCGTCGAGTACGACACGCCGGTCGAGAAAATCGAGACTTTCTGTGAAGAGATCCGCAAACTGGTGGAGAGCAACCCTCACACCCGCAAGGACGCCTTCTACGTGCACCTCAACGAGTTCGGCGCCTCGTCCCTGGACATCATGCTCTACATCTTTTTCGACACCACCGACTGGGCGGTGGAGCTACACGAGCGACAGGTCTTGATGGTGGAGATCATCCGCCTGGCGGAGACTCTCGGGGTGGTCTTCGCCTTCCCCACCCGCACCCTCCACCTGGCTGACGGCCAGCCGGTGCTGGCCGCCGTCGGCGAGCGGGTGACGGAGGACCGAGAGCAGAGCGAGGGCTCCGCACCGGAATTCAAGAGGGAGTAG
- a CDS encoding tetratricopeptide repeat protein, translated as MRRRAGDAWISPLGTRFERVSVDERPSVAGEVRLRVRTAAGGEVLLFEKELTELLASDWWSSGGEGTDPVAAARPTIEQVREALNRSRALVFENPGEAEVQSRLGRSLAGGLDPRRYGGAAVRDQQALAEACLANVLRVAGDLERARSHMVRARQCLALGRLGSEEGVTVRELEVSLWRDLHDFGAALEISEGVIDDHRTAGRRSAVASALLTRASLLEVMGEPERALSCLREAVRETPAADAELSLWTAHNLAFALARAGRTGEASELFERWRPHYRSSAGVFQPAVLARRDWLGGLLAEEPVALLASARRRFRSAGFAFDAALVSLDLMLALSAAGRQREAMSLARETYRELAARGVERDALAALLQFQHAAREAPEVLLPRWQRAVEGLRRVLADRRAASR; from the coding sequence TTGAGACGACGCGCCGGGGACGCCTGGATCAGTCCCCTGGGGACTCGCTTCGAGCGGGTCTCGGTGGATGAGAGACCCTCGGTCGCCGGTGAGGTGCGCCTTCGCGTGCGAACCGCCGCGGGGGGTGAAGTGCTCCTCTTCGAGAAAGAACTGACCGAGCTGCTCGCATCCGACTGGTGGTCCAGCGGGGGCGAGGGCACCGACCCGGTGGCAGCCGCCCGCCCGACGATCGAGCAGGTGCGAGAGGCGCTGAATCGGTCCCGCGCGCTGGTTTTCGAGAACCCCGGCGAGGCGGAGGTGCAGTCCCGTCTCGGCCGGTCGCTGGCCGGCGGCCTCGATCCACGGCGCTACGGGGGAGCCGCGGTGCGGGATCAACAGGCCCTCGCCGAAGCCTGTCTTGCCAACGTCCTGCGGGTGGCTGGGGATCTCGAACGGGCTCGGAGCCACATGGTGCGGGCGCGGCAGTGCCTCGCCCTCGGCCGGCTGGGCAGTGAAGAGGGGGTGACGGTGCGGGAACTGGAGGTCTCCCTGTGGCGAGACCTGCACGACTTCGGGGCGGCGCTGGAGATCTCCGAAGGGGTGATCGATGATCACCGCACCGCCGGCCGGCGGAGCGCCGTGGCGAGCGCGCTGCTCACCCGAGCGTCCCTGCTGGAGGTGATGGGCGAGCCCGAAAGGGCGCTCTCATGCCTGCGCGAAGCGGTGCGCGAGACGCCTGCGGCGGATGCCGAATTGTCCCTCTGGACGGCGCACAATCTGGCCTTCGCCTTGGCCCGGGCCGGGCGCACCGGCGAGGCGTCGGAGTTGTTTGAGCGCTGGCGCCCGCACTATCGCTCCAGCGCCGGCGTTTTCCAGCCGGCGGTCTTGGCGCGCCGGGACTGGCTGGGAGGCCTGCTGGCGGAGGAGCCGGTGGCCCTCCTGGCCTCGGCGCGCCGGCGGTTCCGGTCCGCCGGCTTCGCCTTCGATGCGGCCCTGGTCTCACTCGATCTGATGCTGGCCCTGTCCGCCGCCGGCCGGCAGCGGGAGGCCATGTCCCTGGCGCGGGAGACCTACCGGGAACTGGCCGCCCGCGGTGTCGAGCGCGATGCCCTGGCGGCCCTCCTGCAGTTTCAGCACGCGGCTCGCGAGGCCCCGGAAGTCCTGCTTCCGAGATGGCAGCGCGCCGTCGAAGGCCTGCGCCGAGTGCTCGCCGATCGGCGAGCGGCGAGTCGGTAG
- a CDS encoding lipocalin-like domain-containing protein, with translation MPSAADRTRRLGLSLGVTLFIVIVGVGCGPPPPPTDTLSVARSLGGPPAEGFARALEVQPIAWPADHGAHRAFQTEWWYFTGHLAAEGGRRFGYQLTFFRQALAPPGSTPPRTSKWATDQAILAHFAVTDVGDQNFHSFERWSREALGLAGVTGAEDLRVWIGDWRAVRDSGAATDRFRLQAAEDTIALDLELEATVDPILHGDQGLSRKGHEAGNASYYFSLPRLTSRGTLRIGTETYSVTGRSWLDREWSTSVLEGQIGWDWFSLQLSDGSDLMAFRLRRPDGTADPASAGTLVTRDDNDRVLDRRTFTAADLRFSEVRYWTARDGAARYPVAWRLEIPSAGLELAIDPLIDPQELTLAFRYWEGAVRARGRRGREDITGFGYLEMTGYTR, from the coding sequence ATGCCATCCGCAGCGGACAGGACGCGACGGCTAGGGTTATCGCTGGGAGTCACCCTCTTCATCGTCATCGTAGGAGTCGGCTGCGGACCGCCGCCACCACCGACGGACACTCTGTCCGTCGCCCGCTCCCTCGGCGGTCCACCGGCGGAGGGATTTGCGCGCGCGTTGGAGGTCCAGCCCATCGCATGGCCGGCGGACCATGGCGCCCATCGCGCCTTTCAGACGGAGTGGTGGTACTTCACCGGCCACCTCGCAGCGGAGGGCGGCCGCCGTTTCGGGTACCAGCTCACCTTCTTCCGGCAGGCCCTGGCGCCCCCCGGGAGCACCCCGCCGCGCACTTCCAAGTGGGCCACGGACCAGGCGATCCTCGCCCACTTCGCGGTCACCGACGTCGGCGACCAGAACTTCCACTCCTTTGAGCGCTGGAGTCGCGAAGCCCTCGGCCTGGCCGGGGTGACCGGCGCCGAGGACCTGCGAGTGTGGATCGGTGACTGGCGGGCGGTGCGTGATTCCGGCGCCGCGACGGACCGCTTCCGGCTGCAGGCGGCAGAGGACACCATCGCCCTGGACCTGGAACTCGAAGCCACCGTCGATCCCATCCTCCACGGCGACCAGGGCTTGAGCCGCAAGGGGCATGAAGCGGGCAACGCGTCGTACTATTTCTCGCTGCCGCGGCTGACCAGCCGGGGCACTCTCAGGATCGGCACCGAGACCTACTCCGTCACCGGACGCTCCTGGCTCGATCGCGAATGGAGCACCAGCGTGCTCGAAGGACAGATCGGGTGGGATTGGTTCTCCCTTCAGCTCTCCGACGGCTCCGACCTGATGGCCTTTCGCCTACGGCGCCCGGACGGAACGGCTGATCCGGCGAGCGCCGGCACCCTGGTGACCCGCGACGACAACGACCGAGTACTGGACCGCCGAACCTTCACCGCCGCGGACCTGCGCTTCAGCGAGGTGCGCTACTGGACTGCGCGAGACGGCGCCGCGCGCTACCCGGTTGCCTGGCGGCTCGAAATACCGTCGGCGGGGCTCGAACTGGCGATCGATCCACTGATCGACCCGCAGGAGTTGACCCTGGCGTTTCGCTACTGGGAGGGCGCCGTCAGGGCTCGCGGCCGGCGAGGCCGCGAGGACATCACAGGCTTCGGCTACCTGGAGATGACCGGCTACACGCGCTAG